Proteins from one Vicugna pacos chromosome 25, VicPac4, whole genome shotgun sequence genomic window:
- the TRHR gene encoding thyrotropin-releasing hormone receptor, giving the protein MENETVSELNQTQLQPRAVVALEYQVVTILLVLIICGLGIVGNIMVVLVVMRTKHMRTPTNCYLVSLAVADLMVLVAAGLPNITDSIYGSWVYGYVGCLCITYLQYLGINASSCSITAFTIERYIAICHPIKAQFLCTFSRAKKIIIFVWAFTSIYCMLWFFLLDLNISTYKDATVVSCGYKISRNYYSPIYIMDFGVFYVVPMILATVLYGFIARILFLNPIPSDPKENSKTWKNGSIHQNKNLNSKTSNRYFNSTVSSRKQVTKMLAVVVVLFALLWMPYRTLVVVNSFLSNPFQENWFLLFCRICIYLNSAINPVIYNLMSQKFRAAFRKLCKCKQKPTEKPANYSVALSYSAIKESDRFSTELDDITVTDTYLSATKVSFDDTCLASEKTVGQS; this is encoded by the exons ATGGAAAACGAGACAGTAAGTGAACTGAACCAAACACAGCTTCAGCCGCGAGCAGTGGTGGCCCTAGAATACCAGGTGGTCACCATCTTACTCGTGCTCATTATCTGCGGTCTGGGCATCGTGGGCAACATCATGGTAGTCCTGGTGGTCATGAGAACCAAGCACATGAGGACCCCCACAAACTGCTACCTGGTGAGTCTAGCAGTAGCTGATCTCATGGTCCTGGTGGCTGCAGGCCTGCCCAACATCACGGACAGTATCTACGGTTCCTGGGTCTATGGCTATGTCGGCTGCCTCTGCATTACTTACCTCCAGTACTTGGGCATTAATGCATCCTCTTGTTCAATCACGGCCTTTACCATCGAGAGGTACATAGCGATATGTCACCCCATCAAAGCCCAGTTTCTCTGCACATTTTCCAGAGCCAAAAAGATCATCATCTTTGTCTGGGCTTTCACATCCATTTACTGTATGCTCTGGTTCTTCTTGCTGGATCTCAATATTAGCACCTATAAAGATGCTACTGTGGTGTCCTGTGGCTACAAGATCTCCAGGAATTACTACTCACCTATTTACATAATGGACTTCGGTGTTTTTTATGTTGTGCCGATGATCCTGGCCACTGTCCTCTATGGATTCATAGCTAGGATCCTCTTCTTAAATCCCATTCCTTCAGATCCTAAAGAAAACTCTAAGACATGGAAAAATGGCTCAATCCATCagaacaagaatttgaattcaaaGACTTCTAATAGATATTTCAACAGCACGGTATCTTCGAGGAAGCAG GTCACCAAGATGCTGGCAGTGGTTGTCGTTCTGTTTGCCCTTCTATGGATGCCCTACAGAACTCTTGTGGTTGTCAACTCATTTCTCTCCAATCCTTTCCAAGAAAACTGGTTCTTGCTCTTTTGCAGAATTTGCATTTATCTCAACAGTGCCATCAACCCCGTGATTTACAATCTCATGTCCCAGAAATTCCGTGCAGCCTTCAGAAAGCTCTGCAAGTGTAAGCAGAAGCCCACAGAGAAACCCGCTAACTACAGCGTGGCCCTCAGTTACAGCGCCATCAAGGAGTCCGATCGTTTCAGCACAGAGCTGGATGATATCACTGTCACTGACACTTACTTGTCTGCCACGAAAGTGTCTTTTGATGACACCTGCTTGGCTTCTGAAAAAACCGTTGGCCAAAGTTGA